The following proteins are encoded in a genomic region of Sulfurospirillum arsenophilum NBRC 109478:
- a CDS encoding CvfB family protein, whose amino-acid sequence MNQYLLVGEKNRLKINRYTDNGVYLICEDQDEVLMPNQYVTFAMKEGDEIDVFVYFDSEDRIVASTTFPKAMLDEFGCFEVVDVTPFGAFLDWGLPKDLLVPKALQKFPFYVGMKVIVQVCLDDETGRIIGSQKYNDFLKKDLSALKLKQEVNVLVRERTPLGFKVIVNNLYDGLIFHNEIFENIEVGDEKVGFIKTLRKDGKLDIILQPIGDKSDKVAAAKIVEILSLTGGACEMNYKSTPELISERFGLSRKAYKRALTKLIDAKKLEVNDEGMRLL is encoded by the coding sequence ATGAATCAATACCTTCTCGTAGGCGAGAAAAATCGCCTCAAAATCAACCGATATACCGACAATGGCGTTTACTTGATCTGTGAAGATCAAGACGAAGTTCTCATGCCAAACCAATACGTCACTTTTGCAATGAAAGAGGGCGATGAAATCGATGTCTTTGTCTATTTTGACTCGGAAGATCGCATCGTGGCAAGTACCACATTTCCCAAGGCAATGCTGGATGAATTTGGCTGTTTTGAAGTGGTAGATGTAACGCCATTTGGTGCTTTCTTGGACTGGGGATTACCCAAAGATCTTCTCGTACCTAAAGCGCTTCAAAAGTTCCCCTTTTATGTGGGTATGAAGGTCATCGTGCAGGTCTGTTTGGACGATGAAACAGGGCGCATCATCGGCAGTCAAAAATACAATGATTTTTTAAAGAAAGATCTTAGCGCACTCAAACTCAAACAAGAGGTCAATGTGTTGGTGCGTGAGCGCACACCACTTGGCTTTAAAGTGATCGTTAACAATCTTTACGATGGACTGATTTTTCACAATGAAATTTTTGAAAACATCGAAGTGGGCGATGAAAAAGTAGGGTTCATTAAGACCCTAAGGAAAGATGGCAAACTCGACATCATCTTACAACCCATTGGCGATAAAAGCGATAAGGTCGCAGCTGCGAAAATCGTAGAGATTTTAAGCCTCACAGGAGGCGCTTGCGAGATGAATTACAAAAGTACCCCTGAGCTTATTTCCGAGCGTTTTGGTCTTAGCCGTAAGGCGTATAAACGCGCACTTACCAAGCTGATTGATGCGAAAAAACTCGAAGTGAACGATGAGGGAATGCGTCTTTTATGA